The following DNA comes from Musa acuminata AAA Group cultivar baxijiao chromosome BXJ1-4, Cavendish_Baxijiao_AAA, whole genome shotgun sequence.
taaataagaacaaaaacaaagccTTACACATACAATGTATGACAAAAGAGACTGGATTATCTTTGTTGTATTTGAGCACAAATTAAAGGCATTCATCACCCGGACTAACTAAAGACACAAAATTTTTTACAATTGAATTTTTTTAAGTAATATTTTGTTATAGATCCAAAAAAGTATCTTATGTATATTGTTCATATAGGGCCTAAATTTATGAAAAGAAGTGCCTCTCTCGCTCCTGAGATAAGTTTTAGTTTCATTCTCGGCAAATGATGGTTCAAGAAAGATAAAAGAACAAAGGGTGTCTTTTATTTCagtaaaaagaacaaaaaataagaaagaaaataacaaagAGTAAAGTGgacagagagcaaaaagaataaaattttctAGGAAAGAAAAAGACATATAGGGTCTAGAAAGCCACATCCAAGATATCCTTCTACAAGATCTGTCGTCGGGGGAagtaatatgatgaacaaaaaagAACACTTTTGTCATCAAGAAGGTTAACATATAATATTTTTCAGCAATATCTTCTTTCCATCCATAATTCGGCCTTCAATTAACATCAGATCAGCGATCtgggcatatcatgaaaattagcACAAGAATGCCAGTTAAAAGCAAGCAACATTAAAGGAAATGAAGCAAACAAACACAAGCGAAGGATAAGGATTCCATACTTCTTATTGAAATCAGTATCAGAaagtaaagaaaaaggaaaatgatCTCCGTAATTTCAACAGGTAATAATAACGTATGATAGCAGCCAAGAAGAAAAGAACTCAAGATAACAAAAGAATCGTAGGAGGTGACACCACGAAGCCCATATAATACATAAGTTGTACGAGTGCTGCATATGTCCTATCAAAAGAATAAACAAAAAAGGAGCTGCATGTTTTACCTTTTTCTCATATTCTCAACATATAAGTAAGTGCCTGTTTTCTCTATTTTATGAGAGAATGAATCCCCGGGCTACTAGAAATCGAGGCCGGTCTGTCACAAGGGTTTCACAAAGAGAAGCCAGCAGAGATCTGTTGGCAGGATGCCCACCTCCATCTATAAGCTTCTCCATGTTCAGGAGAGATGGATGACTTGGAGATGGACAGAATGCCAATAAACTCTGCAAGCAACACTTTGATAAACCCACATGACAACAACTGCAGAATAAATGAGCTACAAGTGCCTCCAAACTTATGATCCTTCTGAACAAACGAGGGAGATATTCTGTGTTCCATATAAGAGAGGGAGTGGGTGAGGAAAAGAGAGGACTAATGAGGGTGAGGCAGGGATTGTCCTTGAGAGACAAAGTGGAGAAGTAAAGTTTCAATCGTGTCCcacaattctttcatctcaaatcATCCTATCTAAAAGGAAAGTGTTTAAGCACAAACCTTTCCGGCCTTCCGCACCTACAAATCTGTCTTCTTCCCTCGGTTGTAGCGCCAACTCTCGCTCGCTTAAACAGGAACAAAGGCCATGTCTTGTTCTTCAACATTTTCTGTGGTGTCACGTAGGTTCAATGACCACTTGGAGGAATTAGAGTAGATTAAAGAACACTTGTTACAACCACTTGAATGACAATGTAGGTGCAGGTGTGGCTTCCGCCTCTTAGGCCCAGTCTCAGCTGCTAATTGGCGGACAGATTAAATTTGTCAGAGAGCTGTAACTACAAATAAAATGTGGTCTGTGCAACAGGCACAAACCCAGGACCAGCAAAAGTACTACTCGAAGAGCTAGTGCAGTCTGTGCCATGGAGAAAGACTAAAAGCAAAGACTTCTGAGTATATGGACAATTGATATTTAATGCATAGCACAAGTATTAGCGATGGCCACTCGCATTCCATCCTCTGATCTATCTTTCGACGAAGTCAATTTCTTTGTCAGAATTAAAGAACTCGCTGTGATGCTCTTACCCTCTTTTTGAGCTTCGATATTAAAAGCTTATCTTGGTAGGCAAAAAGGCAACTTTTTCTCTCTACATGATGATCGTTCACGGCCCTAGAaggtttctttctttctccctctttcAATTTTCAGCTCCCACAACCTAATTTTCTTTACCTTTTCTCATCAAGAAGCTTATAAACGAGATACATAAATATAAAACTACCTAGctattaaaattaaaatgtatACCCCACTTTCTTTTACCATGGGAACAAGGGAAAAGGGAAGCAGAAGATGTTGGAAGAACTGCACCAAGCAGCAGAATTCCTCCCTTATTTGTCTTATGATTTACCATCATTGATGATGTCCACAACCCCACCCACCCTACCATTATGTTTCCTCTGTTCCACACCCATGCCATGGGTTTTATTTACATCAATTCTACCTCACCAACCAATTGATTCATTATTACACGCCACTTTGTCCAACATCATTAAAATAAGAAATCGGACAAAGTACAGCATTCCTGAACCCACTCTCGAAAAAGTTTATCCCTTTTCCTTGATTTAACCTCATAAGTAGTTCAAATAAAATTTAGAAGAGAGCATTGTGCATGAGTTATAGCCAAGTCTACGTAATATCTCAGCCCCCAAGTACGTATCAAATGGAAAAGTCTAGACTACCGGTGGATATAATTTGATACAGAATTTAgtttagagagagaaagatgtaAAGAGAAAATGCAAGAGAAGTATAAGGTGATACCGTAACTCCCAGCAGATGTTCGTATAAATGCGGTCTAAACTCTCGTAAACTACAGGCGTCTCGAAAATGGCGACATAAAGGCTGCAAATCTCATGATGGGTATCCACGGCCATCGTAAGCACGTCTGGTTGATCTCCCACGAGATCTGAAGTCTCACGCCCCTTTCTTCGACAAAAGAAAAGGTTGCGTCTCTTTTGGACGAGACATGCGGTGGCCTTTAACTGCAATGCTTCCACGTGGTCAGAATGTACCAACACTCGGATCTGacaacacaacaaatgaagaagaggGATTTTTACTGCAGAACGGTCTTTGAAACAGACTTCTCTTTCAGTAAACCCTGATCAAAATCGTTAAGAACACGGTCTTTGATCGGTTCTTAGTCCCGAGATACGAGGTTTCGGGTCAACTTGTTGACCCAATCCAGTTAAAATTTAACCGACCAAAGCTCCCTGATAAAAGAAAAGAAGGCCTCATCGAGACGATCAAAGTCATCTATAAAACACAAGATGAAAGCATGGAGCCAAGAAAATAACCCTATTACCCGGAGATGCAAGTTGTCTTCGGAAGCATAATATTGTTGATGATTCTTGTATACATGTAAAGAAGAGGTATTTATGGATTAGAAAACATGATCTCCATGGCAAGCTAAACAGACACCCTAAATTATAGTGTAACGAATGAGGAAACAGAGTTCTTGACACTTAGGCGGCGAAACAGGCGGAACAAGCAAAATCCCGAGTCAACCGAACAAGAAGAGCATTGACGATGCCCCACAATAAGAACAGCAATGACATTCTCGCAGGACAGAAGAACATAAGAAACAACTAGAAATAAAGAATCTAGCCTGGAATCACCGAAAATAAAGGAATGAGAATCCGGAAAGATTGGGGTTTCGAAGCAGATAGCGAACGCGAAGGGGCAAGAAAGGGAGCCCGATCGGAATAGAGGCGATGAAGAGGAGTGAGAGAAGGTACCACTGTGCCGCTAGCCACCAGCCACCGAGGATCAAGGCGATCTACAGAGGATGAGGCGGTGTAGGGATTAGGGGGGTAACGAACGCGTTCTCGGAGCAATTAATTATGACCGCGCGTATCTACTCCAACAATTTAAGAGATGCGACGACTAATATAGCTGCCTTAAAGCAGCAACGCCGACCGTCCGATGCTGCTTATGTATGGCGGACGATGCGTCGATCCCTGCGGTGAACTCACTCCATCATGATTGATTAAGATGATTTAGTACACATAATTTTTACTAACTTGCAAATATAACTAATACGGCAACGCATTTAAATTAAGTGTAATCTGTTTGGAAATGTTAGGAATGCTCCGCCGTTGACCATAGACCACATCCAACGCCGAGATGGGTGAGCCTTGATTCATCACTAAAAATCAGGTACCGTGTTGGGTATCGAGAGATTGGTGCCAACACTGGAACCTTTGAAGGAGTGTGACTCACCCCATTTTGCACTTGAGGCTGGTATCAGTCTTGTGAGAGCGTCATCACCATCAGAAAATAAAGGCTGATTCAACCTTGCCATATggctttttaaaaatatatatatagtgaggCCACCACCTGCGAAAATTTTAAATCTATAGGACAAGATCGACCCACCAATCAACAATTTTTTTTATGGGTAAATGACAAATACAAAGTTCGAGCCTATGATCTTAAGATAGTATATCAAAATCTTTACCAATTAATCTAACCATTATCGTCAAAAATATATCAGAACCCTCAACCTTTGATAAATTAGTCTAGTATATCACTACCAAGCAAAAATTTAATATGTAAATCATTAGTAAACTGCTCATGATTATTTAGAAAACAGAAAGTAAGACGACTTCAGTCAACAGAAGATACAACCGAAGAAAAATGATTTATTTCTTTATccctcgtatatatatatatatatatatatatatataatgacaatACTACTTGTGCCAAACTGCGTATCTGTTTCCACTAGCAGCAAGTGTCCATTCCCGACCACTCGGACACCAAGACCCATCTCCAATCTTCATGCAGACTTTGTCGTCAATTTTTGCAGCATAGAGATCGGAGCGAGCCTCTAAAATCTTGATATTGGAACGACTGTGGATATCTTGGTGGCAACGAATGTTCATCTGCATATTATTAAGATTTAAGAAAAATGGTCTAGAAAAATGATTCACCAAGAATAAGCAGGTGAGCATACCAATTTCATGATTTGATTGTGGTAAGAGTTACCCCAATCGTAAAAGTGATCGTAGAATACGGTTGGTATTCCTGGATGAGTGAGTATATAAACATATCCCTATAAAACAATTTTGGAATTAAAAATCTGTTGCAGTTCAAAAACATAGAAGACAAATAATGACGAAGCTTTCTGCCCCATAGTTACAGAAACATCTTTACTTAGAATGGCTTTAAGTACTGTTACAAACTTacctctattttttttattcaaaatattttttttttatagaatcaTTATCGACCATAATTTTTATGTATTCTACTATGCATATACAAAAAAACCTAAGATTCAAAGATTTCATCATAGCACAACAATGTTTAGAAGAGAGGAGTtagtttccaaaaaaaaaatcgcTACTCTGCCATAAATGGGTATAGTGTCAAATCAAAGACATACCTCAATAACATGATCAGATGGGAAAGGCCAATGACCCTGAAAAATTATATCCCACCATTTAGTAGATACTTAAAATTGATAGATATAATAGAAGTGGCAGAGTCTTATAATTCAAGCATGCTTTaatctgaaataaatttgatagtaCATTAAGAAGCAATTCATCCAACTGATGAAAATTGATATACCTGAGTTGAGCCAGTGTCATGGTTCTCAATAAATGTGACTGCTCGTGAAGGCCACCACCCAATCACACCAGGTGGCTTCCCTTGAGAATCACGCAATCGCCATAGTTGTCCCTTAACTGCTTCCTGTATTTAATCGAACAAATTTTAGCAGCTTTCATAATATTGCTGCCAAGCCAAAGGATAGATTTGTTATAACATGAGAAAAGAAAACTTTTTGCAGAAAGCACCTGTAGGATGCCCTTTGTCGTGAAATCAAATGCAGCAGAGACCTGTCCGGTTTTGTCAATCCAGTTAATAATCCTTTGTCTGTGACTGTCTGTACATTTAACAAGGTAAATGTATATGAAAATTGTATAATATTCTATAAGCATTAATGTTCTACAGAAAACAACCAGACTTTTTGGCACGCCTACCATCTAAATGGAGGTTGTACCTCTTCTGCAGATGTAAACATTAGTTTAAGTTACACATGGAAAAGGTTACTGTTAGTTTAAgtgatatgataaattaataGTTTAACAAAGCTTATTCAGTTTCCGGAAGTTCCAGGGCGAGACATTATttacaaaaatattcatttttcaTGTAGTGGCCATGGTGTTCATTCATATTGACAACTACTTTGAAGCACAACAGCGCCCAATAGTAACTATGTCATGCCAACCATAGGAGTCCAAGCTGAAGTTATTTTCCACATTAAGAGCAAGATATCAGAATTCTAGGTGTCTCAAAATACTGATTTCCCTAAACTAGCACTACAAGTTAGGCGCAATTAACAGAAGCTAAGTCCTAACTATTCTGAAAACAAACATAGAACAGACCACACAGCACAAGAACTACTTTTAGATTGTTTTCATATACATATTACCAAAAAAACCATAAAACATCagatcaccatataattgaaggaAGCACATTAACATATAAGGTAAGAATTTACTCATGTGACATtaaaatgaaatgtatttttgaaGGATAATACCTTGATTGTAGTCCAAGCGAGAATCAGGGGCAGAATAATTACAGCTATCCCAATATTCTCCCACAGAAAATACAGGTTTTGACTCTTCAACATATTCTTTTACAAATTTTGGGTCATATCTATGAAGTTCACAAGAGAATATTACTTTAGGAAACATGCAAAAGAGAAGTCTCAGCAGAGTTCACAATAACTTCAAAGAGGACACTCACCCTTTTGCAAAATCAAAACGAAAATCCTGGAAACCAATATCTTTGCGAAGCCACTTTAACCAACCAATTATGTCTTTTCGTACAAAAGCTTGGCTATGATCAATGTTGGGAACTCCATGAAAGTTTTCACCATAGCTTCGCGAACCCTAGAGGCAACAcagataaaagaagaagaaattggaAACGATGGTTTTAATATGACCCTTTTTGCATGCTACACAAGTTGATACATTCAAGTACTATCAGTAAGAAGATACATAGAAGAATATATTGTCATACTGGCAGTTCAAGTCCTTCaccaccaataataataattatgagaAGAATTAAAAGCACCAAGCCATTGCTAACATATTTGTTGAATTAACATATTTGTTAAAACCACTGACTCCAGTTGAATTAACTTGGCTAACATATTTGAACTATTAATATACAAACTTCATATACTATCAAGATGTAACCTTACCAGGCCACCAGAGCATGATGTGATAGCACGTTCATCCCAGGACATGGGAATTCCATCATAGCGGTTGTATGCTCCCCCATGTCCACGAGCAGTTCCAACTCGATGGTTAATAACTATATCAGCCATTGCTCTGACTTTGTGTTGATGCATTTTTTTAAGTAAACTTATTAATCCATTGTGGGAACCATATGAAGAGTCAAGGCAATACAAGTTTTGTGGCAAATACCCTGTAAAAATGAGGGGGAGAAATTTCATAAGCATAAGCTGAAAATACAAATGAAGAAATATCCATTGATTTACTAACCTTCTTTAGATAATGAATTGGTTGCTGGAGGCAGCCAAGCTGATGTGAAACCAGATTTAGCAATATCACCAACTTTCCTCTCTAAATTATGCCACCAATCATGTTTGTGTGACTCCCAATTGAAAGCCTGCAAAAACAGATGTTTGTTAAGCATAAACATTAACAGTTCAGCATGAGTTTTAAAATAACAAGAACAATTGCAATGGCATGCATCTGCAAGAATGGTTAAATGCAGAATAGACCCTCAAATGACTTAAGCACTTTTGAGGAAAgaataaaatttgataaaagagttaACTAAGATACAATACAAAACAACATGTTATAAAGTTACAGTGACAAATGTGATGTGGTATAGCTTAACTACGAGTCACAATTATAAATTTTCCTTGGAAATGTATGTGATGATACATGTAAAGTGTATACAGTTATACCAGCAAACTCAATGTCTTGTAGTTGGAACTTTAGTTATTACTAAAAGTTTTGATATCCTCATTATGATTTAGTTTTTCCTATTGAGTTACTATTGAACTTGATCAACAAAGAGACAGGCAAACCTATCAATTCTCTTCCTATCGAGTTACTATTGAACTTTATCAGCAAGGAGACAGGCTAACCTATCAATTCTTGCACTATCTAATCACATGGTAGTTTTAGATGGATTAGGTGTCAGATTAGTGAAGATTGCTATAAGCAAAAATGAATAAAAGAAGTTTCATAGAGACAAATTTAAGATGCCAGATAAAGATTATCTGGTGAACAAGAGTCTAACCAAAGTGGTTAAAAAATTTTCTGAAACTGACCACCTGAGATTCATGAATGCTATTAATTGTTACTATTCAAGGATATCCAGGATGATCATCATGCTGTTTCCCTTCAACTCGAAGATCCGGGGTGGTACAATAAAAATATTCATTCTATCATTAGTTTTTTCCTCCATGCCCATCAAATAAAAGAAGTACCGCAGCTTGTGTCTTACCTAAATGTCCTTTAGAAGAATTGAAAATGAATTCTGTCAAAAAAGATTTATTTTTCATTTGTTGTGTTTTATTTGGTATTATATCAAGTAATTTAAATTAGTCATTCCAATTCCCCCATTCTTAAATGGGTGCATGAACAATTAACTAAAATTCTATACATAAATTTCCTTAGGGATTCTCACA
Coding sequences within:
- the LOC135653410 gene encoding probable alpha-amylase 2, producing MGYVRTAVDDTRQGKECSNGGAIQNGREILLQAFNWESHKHDWWHNLERKVGDIAKSGFTSAWLPPATNSLSKEGYLPQNLYCLDSSYGSHNGLISLLKKMHQHKVRAMADIVINHRVGTARGHGGAYNRYDGIPMSWDERAITSCSGGLGSRSYGENFHGVPNIDHSQAFVRKDIIGWLKWLRKDIGFQDFRFDFAKGYDPKFVKEYVEESKPVFSVGEYWDSCNYSAPDSRLDYNQDSHRQRIINWIDKTGQVSAAFDFTTKGILQEAVKGQLWRLRDSQGKPPGVIGWWPSRAVTFIENHDTGSTQGHWPFPSDHVIEGYVYILTHPGIPTVFYDHFYDWGNSYHNQIMKLMNIRCHQDIHSRSNIKILEARSDLYAAKIDDKVCMKIGDGSWCPSGREWTLAASGNRYAVWHK